The proteins below come from a single Pseudomonas chlororaphis genomic window:
- a CDS encoding XRE family transcriptional regulator produces MNLHDSLLPPHAEMVRAMLERDTAYEGVFFTAVKTTGIFCRPSCTARKPKPENVEFFAHADEALSAGYRACLRCKPLDAAAIAPDWIQALLKAVDAEPDLRWTDALLLEQGIEPLKLRRWFKQHFGMTFHAYLRTRRLGIALGGIKAGASIDHAAFDSGYESLSGFRDAFVKSFHITPGRAALSEPLLFTRLTTPLGPMLAMAERRGLVLLEFLDRPALTKELEELQQRYGYTLAPGHNAHLQQIEGELADYFAGKLTAFTVPLHMPGSAFAARVWAELLKIPYGETRSYGSIAAVLGSPGASRAVGLANGQNRLAIVVPCHRVIGADGALTGYGGGQPRKAFLLRLEHAATQVSLPLAF; encoded by the coding sequence ATGAACCTACATGACTCGCTGCTCCCGCCCCACGCCGAAATGGTCCGCGCCATGCTCGAACGAGACACCGCCTACGAGGGGGTGTTCTTCACGGCGGTCAAGACCACTGGCATTTTCTGTCGCCCCAGTTGCACGGCGCGCAAGCCGAAGCCGGAAAACGTGGAGTTCTTCGCCCACGCCGACGAAGCCCTGTCCGCTGGCTACCGCGCCTGCCTGCGCTGCAAGCCGCTGGACGCCGCGGCCATCGCGCCGGACTGGATCCAGGCCCTGCTCAAGGCCGTGGACGCCGAACCAGACCTGCGCTGGACCGACGCCCTGCTGCTGGAGCAAGGCATCGAGCCGCTGAAACTGCGGCGCTGGTTCAAGCAGCATTTCGGCATGACCTTCCACGCCTACCTGCGTACCCGCCGCCTGGGGATCGCCCTGGGCGGGATCAAGGCCGGGGCGTCCATCGACCACGCGGCGTTCGATTCCGGCTACGAATCCTTGAGCGGCTTTCGCGATGCCTTCGTGAAATCCTTCCACATCACCCCAGGACGCGCCGCCCTCAGCGAACCCTTGCTGTTCACGCGCCTGACCACGCCGTTGGGACCGATGCTGGCCATGGCCGAACGGCGCGGCCTGGTGCTGCTGGAGTTCCTCGACCGCCCTGCCCTGACCAAGGAACTGGAAGAGCTGCAGCAGCGCTACGGCTACACGCTCGCACCGGGGCACAACGCCCACTTGCAGCAGATCGAAGGCGAACTGGCGGACTACTTCGCCGGCAAGCTCACGGCGTTCACCGTCCCGTTGCACATGCCCGGCAGCGCCTTCGCCGCCCGGGTATGGGCCGAACTGCTCAAGATCCCTTATGGCGAAACCCGCAGCTATGGCAGCATCGCCGCGGTGTTGGGCAGCCCCGGTGCCAGCCGGGCCGTGGGCCTGGCCAACGGGCAGAACCGCCTGGCCATCGTCGTCCCTTGCCATCGGGTGATCGGTGCGGACGGCGCGTTGACCGGCTATGGTGGTGGACAGCCGCGCAAAGCCTTTCTATTGCGGCTGGAACACGCCGCAACGCAGGTTTCATTGCCCCTGGCGTTTTGA
- a CDS encoding Fe-S protein yields the protein MPNQLIKTPCVGLCSTVYGDLVCRGCKRFHHEVIHWNGYNEDEKRAVWMRLEQLLVQVMVAKLEVFDPGLLRRQLEDRKIRFVPHQSEYCWAYQLIARGARVINNLEAYGMVLLPEFRDWELPDLRDAIDREFFLLSEAHYQRYIAPGFLKDAFGG from the coding sequence ATGCCCAACCAGCTCATCAAGACCCCTTGTGTCGGCCTTTGCTCCACTGTCTACGGTGACCTGGTGTGCCGGGGCTGCAAGCGGTTCCACCATGAAGTGATCCACTGGAACGGCTACAACGAGGACGAGAAGCGCGCGGTGTGGATGCGCCTGGAGCAGTTGCTGGTGCAGGTGATGGTGGCCAAGCTGGAGGTGTTCGACCCCGGCCTGCTGCGCCGGCAGCTCGAAGATCGAAAGATCCGCTTCGTGCCGCACCAGTCGGAGTATTGCTGGGCCTATCAGTTGATCGCCCGCGGCGCGCGGGTCATCAATAATCTGGAAGCCTACGGCATGGTATTGCTGCCGGAGTTCCGCGATTGGGAGCTGCCGGACCTGCGGGACGCCATCGATCGAGAGTTTTTCCTTTTGTCCGAAGCCCATTACCAGCGCTACATTGCGCCAGGGTTTCTCAAGGATGCGTTTGGCGGTTGA
- a CDS encoding bifunctional aconitate hydratase 2/2-methylisocitrate dehydratase (catalyzes the conversion of citrate to isocitrate and the conversion of 2-methylaconitate to 2-methylisocitrate) — protein MLEAYRKHIEERAALGIVPQPLNAEQTAGLIELLKNPPAGEEAFLVDLITNRVPPGVDEAAYVKAGFLSALAKGQAQSPLLDKKRAVELLGTMQGGYNIVTLVELLDDAELAPVAAEELKHTLLMFDAFHDVAEKAKNGNVHAKAVLQSWAEGEWFKKRPVLADKISLRVFKVPGETNTDDLSPAPDAWSRPDIPLHALAMLKMARDGIVPDEQGKTGPMKQIEEMRGQGFPIAYVGDVVGTGSSRKSATNSVLWFFGDDIPYVPNKRAGGFCFGSKIAPIFYNTMEDAGALPIEFDVSNMNMGDVIDLYPHAGKVCKHGTDEVITTFEMKTPVLLDEVRAGGRIPLIIGRGLTEKARAELGLPPFDLFKKPEAPAESTKGFTLAQKMVGKACGVAGVRPGTYCEPKMTTVGSQDTTGPMTRDELKDLACLGFSADLVMQSFCHTAAYPKPIDVTTHHTLPDFIMTRGGVSLRPGDGIIHSWLNRMLLPDTVGTGGDSHTRFPMGISFPAGSGLVAFAAATGVMPLDMPESILVRFKGKMKPGITLRDLVHAIPYFAIQKGLLTVEKKGKKNAFSGRILEIEGLENLTLEQAFELSDASAERSAAGCTIKLSKESITEYLQSNITLLRWMIGEGYGDARTLERRAQAMEAWIANPELMEADADAEYAEVIEIDLADISEPVLCAPNDPDDARLLSSVAGEKIDEVFIGSCMTNIGHFRAAGKLLDQVKGQLPTRLWLSPPTKMDAHQLTEEGYYGIYGKAGARMEMPGCSLCMGNQARVEPNSTVVSTSTRNFPNRLGDGANVYLASAELASVASILGRLPTVEEYLEYAGKIDSMAADVYRYLSFDQIAEFREAAANANIPVVQA, from the coding sequence GTGCTTGAAGCCTACCGCAAACATATCGAAGAGCGCGCCGCACTGGGTATCGTTCCCCAGCCGCTTAACGCCGAACAAACCGCAGGCCTGATCGAGCTGCTGAAAAATCCTCCGGCGGGCGAAGAAGCTTTCCTCGTTGACCTGATCACCAATCGCGTTCCGCCTGGAGTCGACGAAGCCGCCTACGTCAAGGCCGGTTTCCTCTCCGCACTGGCCAAGGGCCAGGCCCAATCCCCCCTGCTGGACAAGAAGCGTGCCGTCGAGCTGCTCGGCACCATGCAGGGCGGCTACAACATCGTGACCCTGGTCGAGCTGCTGGACGACGCCGAACTGGCGCCAGTGGCCGCCGAAGAACTCAAGCACACCCTGCTGATGTTCGACGCCTTCCACGACGTGGCTGAAAAAGCCAAGAACGGCAACGTTCACGCCAAGGCCGTGCTGCAATCCTGGGCCGAAGGCGAGTGGTTCAAGAAGCGCCCGGTGCTGGCCGACAAGATCAGCCTGCGCGTGTTCAAGGTTCCTGGCGAAACCAACACCGACGACCTGTCCCCTGCCCCGGACGCCTGGTCGCGCCCTGATATCCCGCTGCACGCCCTGGCCATGCTGAAAATGGCCCGTGACGGCATCGTTCCGGACGAGCAAGGCAAGACCGGCCCGATGAAGCAGATCGAAGAAATGCGCGGCCAGGGCTTCCCGATCGCCTACGTCGGCGACGTGGTCGGCACCGGTTCCTCGCGTAAATCCGCCACCAACTCGGTGCTGTGGTTCTTCGGCGACGACATCCCGTACGTACCGAACAAGCGTGCCGGTGGTTTCTGCTTCGGCAGCAAGATCGCCCCGATCTTCTACAACACCATGGAAGACGCCGGCGCCCTGCCGATCGAATTCGACGTGTCGAACATGAACATGGGCGACGTGATCGACCTGTACCCGCATGCCGGCAAGGTCTGCAAGCACGGTACCGACGAAGTCATCACCACGTTCGAAATGAAGACCCCGGTCCTGCTCGACGAAGTGCGTGCCGGCGGCCGTATCCCGCTGATCATCGGCCGTGGCCTGACCGAGAAGGCGCGCGCCGAGCTGGGCCTGCCACCGTTCGACCTGTTCAAGAAGCCTGAAGCACCTGCCGAAAGCACCAAGGGCTTCACCCTGGCGCAGAAGATGGTCGGCAAGGCTTGCGGCGTAGCCGGTGTGCGTCCTGGCACCTACTGCGAACCGAAGATGACCACCGTGGGCTCCCAGGACACCACCGGTCCGATGACCCGTGACGAGCTGAAAGACCTGGCCTGCCTGGGCTTCTCCGCTGACCTGGTGATGCAGTCCTTCTGCCACACCGCGGCGTATCCGAAGCCGATCGACGTGACCACCCACCATACCCTGCCTGACTTCATCATGACCCGCGGCGGCGTTTCCCTGCGTCCGGGCGACGGCATCATCCACTCGTGGCTGAACCGCATGCTGCTGCCAGACACCGTGGGCACCGGTGGTGACTCGCACACCCGCTTCCCGATGGGCATCTCGTTCCCGGCCGGTTCTGGCCTGGTGGCGTTTGCCGCAGCCACCGGCGTCATGCCGCTGGACATGCCGGAATCGATCCTGGTGCGCTTCAAAGGCAAGATGAAGCCTGGCATCACCCTGCGTGACCTGGTTCATGCCATTCCTTACTTCGCCATCCAGAAAGGCCTGCTGACAGTCGAGAAGAAAGGCAAGAAAAACGCCTTCTCCGGCCGCATCCTGGAAATCGAAGGCCTGGAAAACCTGACCCTGGAACAGGCTTTCGAGCTGTCCGACGCCTCGGCCGAACGTTCCGCCGCCGGTTGCACCATCAAGCTGTCGAAAGAGTCGATCACCGAGTACCTGCAGTCCAACATCACCCTGCTGCGCTGGATGATCGGCGAAGGCTACGGCGATGCCCGGACCCTGGAGCGTCGTGCACAAGCGATGGAAGCCTGGATCGCCAACCCAGAGCTGATGGAAGCCGATGCCGACGCCGAATACGCCGAAGTCATCGAAATCGACCTGGCCGACATCAGCGAGCCTGTGCTCTGCGCGCCGAACGACCCGGACGACGCCCGTCTGCTCTCCAGCGTTGCTGGCGAGAAGATCGACGAAGTGTTCATCGGTTCGTGCATGACCAACATCGGTCACTTCCGCGCCGCCGGCAAGCTGCTGGATCAGGTCAAGGGCCAGCTGCCAACCCGCCTGTGGTTGTCGCCGCCGACCAAGATGGACGCTCACCAGCTGACCGAAGAAGGCTACTACGGCATCTACGGCAAGGCCGGTGCACGGATGGAAATGCCAGGTTGCTCGCTGTGCATGGGTAACCAGGCACGCGTGGAGCCGAACTCCACCGTGGTGTCGACGTCGACCCGTAACTTCCCGAACCGTCTGGGCGACGGCGCGAACGTCTACCTGGCTTCGGCCGAGCTGGCGTCCGTGGCTTCGATCCTGGGTCGCCTGCCGACCGTCGAGGAGTACCTGGAATACGCCGGCAAGATCGACAGCATGGCAGCGGACGTGTACCGCTACCTGAGCTTCGACCAGATCGCCGAGTTCCGTGAAGCGGCTGCAAACGCCAACATCCCGGTCGTTCAAGCCTAA
- a CDS encoding alanine acetyltransferase: MQLEGSCHCGAVSFTLDSAHPYPYQRCYCSICRKTQGGGGFAINLGGDARTLKVRGRKHISVYHARLKDEGDERAHRSSAERHFCSLCGSGLWLFSPEWPELIHPFASAIDTPLPVPPEHTHLMLGSRAPWVEVEAHPDDQLFEVYPEESIARWHERLGLVT; this comes from the coding sequence ATGCAGCTAGAAGGATCCTGCCACTGCGGCGCGGTGTCGTTCACCCTCGACAGTGCTCACCCCTACCCTTATCAGCGCTGTTACTGCTCAATCTGCCGCAAGACCCAGGGCGGTGGTGGTTTTGCGATCAACCTGGGTGGCGATGCGCGGACCTTGAAAGTGCGCGGGCGCAAGCACATCTCGGTCTACCACGCGCGGCTCAAGGACGAAGGCGATGAACGCGCCCACCGCAGCAGTGCCGAACGACATTTCTGTTCCTTGTGCGGTTCGGGGCTATGGCTGTTCAGCCCCGAATGGCCGGAGCTGATTCATCCCTTTGCCTCGGCCATCGACACACCGCTGCCGGTACCGCCGGAGCACACCCACCTGATGCTGGGTTCCAGGGCGCCGTGGGTGGAAGTCGAGGCGCATCCGGATGACCAGCTGTTCGAGGTTTATCCCGAGGAGTCCATTGCTCGGTGGCATGAGCGCCTGGGGCTGGTCACTTAG
- a CDS encoding universal stress protein UspA, producing the protein MQAIRSILVVIEPEHAESLALKRAKLIAGVTQAHLHLLVCDKRHDHAGLLSVLKAGLAADGYSVTTEQAWNESLHETIIDVQQAEGCGLVIKQHFPDSPLKKALLTPADWKLLRHCPTPVLLVKTAGSWKDKVILAAVDVGNADGEHRHLHTTIIDHGYDIAGLAKGHLHVISAHPSPMLSAADPTFQLKETIEARYREQCRAFQAEFDIDDQHLHVAEGPADVLIPFMAYKLQAAVTVIGTVARSGLSGALIGNTAEAVLDTLESDVLVLKPQEVEDHLVELAVKD; encoded by the coding sequence ATGCAAGCCATTCGCAGCATCCTGGTGGTCATCGAACCCGAACATGCGGAAAGCCTGGCGCTCAAGCGCGCCAAGTTGATCGCCGGCGTGACCCAGGCCCACCTGCATCTGTTGGTCTGCGACAAGCGGCATGACCATGCCGGCCTGCTGAGTGTGCTCAAAGCCGGGTTGGCGGCGGACGGCTACAGCGTGACGACCGAACAGGCCTGGAACGAAAGCCTTCATGAAACCATCATCGACGTGCAACAGGCCGAAGGTTGCGGCCTGGTGATCAAGCAGCACTTCCCCGACAGCCCGCTGAAGAAAGCCCTGCTCACCCCCGCCGACTGGAAACTGTTGCGCCATTGCCCGACCCCGGTGCTGCTGGTGAAAACCGCCGGTTCATGGAAGGACAAGGTGATCCTGGCCGCCGTTGACGTGGGCAATGCCGACGGCGAGCACCGCCACCTGCACACCACCATCATCGACCACGGCTACGACATCGCCGGCCTGGCCAAGGGGCACCTGCACGTCATCAGTGCCCACCCCTCGCCAATGCTCTCGGCGGCCGACCCGACCTTCCAGCTCAAGGAAACCATCGAGGCCCGTTATCGCGAACAATGCCGGGCGTTCCAGGCAGAATTCGACATCGACGACCAGCACCTGCACGTCGCCGAAGGCCCGGCGGACGTATTGATCCCGTTCATGGCCTACAAGCTGCAGGCGGCGGTGACGGTGATCGGCACCGTGGCCCGCTCCGGGCTGTCCGGGGCCCTGATTGGCAACACCGCCGAAGCGGTGCTCGATACGCTGGAAAGCGACGTGCTGGTGCTCAAGCCGCAGGAGGTGGAGGACCATCTGGTAGAGCTGGCGGTCAAGGATTGA
- a CDS encoding tRNA hydroxylase yields the protein MILPEIHEFLGCRTPDGWVQAALADQETLLIDHKNCEFKAASTALSLIAKYHSHVDLINLMSRLAREELVHHEQVMRLMKKRKIGLRQLSAGRYASGLRKVVRSHEPVKLVDTLVVGAFIEARSCERFEALVPHLDEELGKFYFGLLKSEARHFQGYLKLAYQYGDAKDIAQVIDKVREAERELIESPDVEFRFHSGVPAA from the coding sequence ATGATCCTTCCCGAAATCCACGAGTTCCTTGGCTGCCGTACACCCGACGGTTGGGTCCAGGCGGCATTGGCCGACCAGGAAACCTTGCTGATCGACCACAAGAACTGCGAGTTCAAGGCCGCCAGTACCGCCCTGAGCCTGATCGCCAAGTACCATTCCCACGTCGACCTGATCAACCTGATGTCGCGCCTGGCCCGGGAAGAGCTGGTGCATCACGAGCAGGTCATGCGCCTGATGAAAAAACGCAAGATCGGTTTGCGCCAACTCTCGGCCGGGCGCTACGCCTCGGGGCTGCGCAAGGTGGTGCGCAGCCATGAACCGGTCAAGCTGGTGGACACCCTGGTGGTGGGCGCTTTCATCGAAGCGCGCAGTTGCGAGCGTTTCGAGGCGTTGGTGCCGCATCTGGACGAAGAGCTGGGCAAGTTCTATTTCGGCCTGTTGAAAAGCGAGGCCCGGCATTTCCAGGGGTATCTGAAACTGGCCTACCAGTACGGGGACGCGAAGGACATTGCCCAGGTGATCGACAAGGTCCGCGAGGCCGAGCGGGAGCTGATCGAATCGCCGGATGTGGAGTTTCGTTTCCACAGTGGTGTGCCTGCGGCATAG
- a CDS encoding serine/threonine protein kinase: MNDQANSVEERFETTAPATLDQWSRQDTTWMLGLFGTAIGAGTLFLPINAGLGGFWPLLILALLAFPMTFYAHRGLTRFVLSGRDGADITEVVEEHFGIKAGALITLLYFFAIFPILLIYSVALTNTVGSFLEHQLHIQPPPRAVLSLVLILGLLAVVRCGEQVIVKAMSLMVYPFIVALLFLAVFLVPHWNGGILSTASTVPEPSALLHTLWLAIPVMVFSFNHSPIISAFAVDQKRRYGANAQARSAQILSRAHVLMVVMVLFFVFSCVLTLSPAQLAEAKAQNLSILSYLANHFSNPTIAFAAPLIAFVAISKSFLGHYIGASEGLKGLIVKSGRRPAPKTLDRLTAAFMLVVCWIVATLNPSILGMIETLGGPVIAAILFLMPMYAIRKVPAMARYRGQASNVFVVLVGLVAITALVYSLAA, encoded by the coding sequence ATGAATGATCAGGCCAATAGCGTCGAAGAGCGCTTTGAAACGACAGCCCCAGCCACTCTCGATCAATGGAGTCGCCAGGACACGACCTGGATGCTCGGGCTGTTTGGCACCGCCATCGGTGCGGGCACGCTGTTTTTACCGATCAATGCGGGCCTCGGCGGTTTCTGGCCGCTGCTGATCCTGGCCCTGCTGGCATTCCCCATGACGTTCTATGCCCACCGTGGGTTGACCCGCTTCGTGCTGTCCGGTCGTGATGGCGCCGACATCACCGAGGTGGTGGAAGAGCATTTCGGCATCAAGGCCGGTGCGCTGATCACGCTGCTGTACTTCTTCGCGATTTTCCCGATCCTGCTGATCTACAGCGTGGCGCTGACCAATACCGTGGGCAGCTTCCTGGAGCATCAACTGCACATTCAGCCGCCTCCCCGGGCGGTACTCTCGCTGGTGCTGATCCTCGGCCTGCTGGCGGTGGTGCGTTGCGGCGAGCAGGTGATCGTCAAGGCGATGAGCCTGATGGTCTACCCGTTCATCGTGGCGCTGCTGTTCCTGGCGGTCTTCCTGGTCCCGCACTGGAATGGTGGCATCCTGAGTACCGCGTCGACGGTGCCTGAGCCTTCCGCGCTGCTGCACACCTTGTGGCTGGCGATCCCGGTGATGGTGTTTTCGTTCAACCATTCGCCGATCATCTCGGCGTTTGCGGTGGACCAGAAGCGCCGTTACGGCGCCAATGCCCAAGCGCGTAGCGCGCAGATCCTGTCGCGTGCCCATGTGTTGATGGTGGTGATGGTGCTGTTCTTCGTGTTCAGTTGCGTGTTGACCCTGTCCCCGGCGCAACTGGCCGAGGCCAAGGCGCAGAACCTGTCGATCCTGTCGTACCTGGCCAACCACTTCAGTAATCCGACCATTGCCTTTGCGGCGCCGTTGATTGCGTTCGTGGCCATCTCCAAGTCGTTCCTCGGGCACTACATCGGTGCGAGCGAAGGCCTCAAGGGGCTGATCGTCAAGAGCGGCCGTCGTCCCGCTCCCAAGACCCTGGACCGCCTCACGGCCGCGTTCATGCTGGTGGTGTGCTGGATCGTCGCCACGCTCAACCCGAGCATCCTGGGCATGATCGAGACCCTGGGCGGCCCGGTGATCGCGGCCATCCTGTTCCTGATGCCGATGTACGCCATCCGCAAAGTCCCGGCCATGGCCCGTTATCGTGGCCAGGCGTCGAATGTCTTTGTGGTGCTGGTGGGCCTGGTGGCGATCACCGCGCTGGTCTACTCCCTCGCCGCCTGA
- a CDS encoding DNA-3-methyladenine glycosylase produces MPVPYHDASVFLAQLDEDWQRHVEATGPCLLQPRPTRDPYEALVRAIAYQQLHAKAGDAIHGRLLALFPGQAFPTPEQLLATDVAQMRGCGFSASKIATIHGIAQATLDGIVPDYPTALAMDNEALVERLITLRGVGRWTVEMLLIYSLERPDILPVDDFGVREGYRRLKRLEQQPSRRQMLDIGQAWSPYRTVAAWYLWRMPK; encoded by the coding sequence ATGCCCGTTCCCTACCATGACGCCAGCGTCTTCCTGGCCCAGCTCGACGAAGACTGGCAACGACACGTCGAAGCGACCGGCCCCTGCCTGTTGCAGCCCAGGCCAACCCGCGATCCCTACGAAGCGCTGGTGCGGGCGATTGCCTATCAGCAACTGCATGCCAAGGCCGGCGATGCGATTCACGGCCGCTTGCTGGCGTTGTTCCCGGGCCAGGCCTTCCCAACACCCGAGCAATTGCTGGCCACCGACGTCGCGCAGATGCGCGGCTGCGGCTTTTCCGCCAGCAAGATCGCCACCATTCACGGCATCGCCCAGGCGACGCTGGACGGAATCGTGCCGGATTACCCCACCGCGCTGGCCATGGACAACGAAGCGCTGGTCGAACGCCTGATCACCCTGCGCGGCGTGGGGCGCTGGACCGTGGAGATGCTGTTGATTTACAGCCTGGAGCGCCCCGATATCCTACCGGTCGATGACTTTGGGGTTCGAGAGGGCTACCGACGGCTGAAAAGACTGGAACAACAACCCAGTCGCCGGCAGATGCTGGACATCGGCCAGGCCTGGAGCCCTTATCGGACGGTGGCGGCGTGGTACCTGTGGCGAATGCCGAAATAA